One Oryza glaberrima chromosome 10, OglaRS2, whole genome shotgun sequence DNA segment encodes these proteins:
- the LOC127752830 gene encoding cortical cell-delineating protein-like, whose translation MATTKVAPLLALSLLLLAVAAVHGCEPYCGHGGPVIPTPPVVVPTPPSYHRHGRCPIDALKLRVCANVLNGLVGVKIGAGPDDCCPLLSGLADLDAAVCLCTAVKANVLGIKLNLAVDLSLILNKCGKICPSDFTC comes from the coding sequence ATGGCTACCACCAAGGTCgctcccctcctcgccctcagcctcctcctcctcgccgtcgccgccgtgcacgGCTGCGAGCCCTACTGCGGCCACGGTGGCCCGGTCATCCcgacgccgccggtggtggtgccgacgccgccgtcgtaccaccgccatggccgctgccCGATCGACGCCCTGAAGCTGAGGGTGTGCGCCAACGTGCTCAACGGGCTCGTCGGCGTCAAGATCGGAGCCGGCCCCGACGACTGCTGCCCGCTGCTCTCCGGCCTCgccgacctcgacgccgccgtctgccTCTGCACCGCCGTCAAGGCCAACGTGCTCGGCATCAAGCTCAACCTCGCCGTCGATCTAAGCCTCATCCTCAACAAGTGCGGCAAGATCTGCCCATCCGACTTCACCTGCTAA
- the LOC127752957 gene encoding U-box domain-containing protein 36-like, which yields MAAAEKVFVALPAEVKSGRSTLSWALSHFRDAGATVIVVTHVHVPPQMIPVMGVKFHASKLNPEQVSLFRMAERDKVDKQLDHYVNQCLRMKMKCEKLVIENENVVDGLVELINLHGLTKLVISAAPDRNYSRKMDKPASRTATEIMQRADPSCKIWFVCKERLICTSGMEVEIAPGHTPFIPDTGHDALQLTLHQEQDDNNESELGFYDEVKEACKAAENLMMRALRESYRRQKADEEVVSSLQKAKEYEELYLEEVKKRKELEEALLRASEEIAQLKQERDLPKNDQNTTMEEQQEVISDNLILDASGQIIKPLQEYLDHDENCVREPETLLIQRKLASSFSPSSVMQSPFDEDCCIPSYFICPILQEVMREPCIASDGFTYETDAIRSWLDGGQRVSPITGQPIVHQQLIPNLSLRSVIQDHARRNQYSFS from the exons atggcggcggcggagaaggtgTTCGTGGCGCTGCCGGCGGAGGTGAAGTCCGGCAGGTCGACGCTGTCGTGGGCTCTCAGCCATTTCCGGGACGCCGGAGCCACGGTCATCGTCGTCACGCATGTTCATGTGCCGCCGCAGATGATCCCCGTCA TGGGAGTCAAGTTCCATGCCAGTAAACTGAATCCGGAGCAAGTGAGCTTGTTCAGAATGGCTGAGCGTGACAAGGTGGACAAGCAATTAGATCACTACGTCAATCAATGCTTGAGAATGAAG ATGAAATGTGAGAAGCTAGTCATTGAGAACGAAAATGTTGTAGACGGTCTTGTTGAACTAATCAACTTGCATGGACTTACCAAGCTAGTAATTTCAGCTGCCCCAGACAGGAATTACTCAAG AAAAATGGACAAACCTGCATCCAGGACAGCAACAGAAATTATGCAGAGAGCTGACCCATCATGCAAGATTTGGTTTGTCTGCAAAGAACGGTTAATCTGTACAAG TGGCATGGAAGTAGAAATTGCACCTGGACATACGCCTTTCATTCCTGATACTGGTCACGATGCTCTGCAGTTGACACTTCACCAGGAACAG GATGACAACAATGAATCGGAACTGGGATTTTACGATGAGGTCAAAGAAGCATGCAAAGCAGCTGAGAACTTAATGATGAGAGCTTTAAGAGAATCTTACAGACGGCAGAAAGCAGATGAAGAAGTAGTTTCATCTCTTCAGAAA GCCAAAGAATACGAGGAGTTGTACTTGGAGGAGGTTAAAAAGAGGAAAGAACTGGAAGAAGCACTTCTGAGAGCAAGCGAAGAAATTGCACAGTTAAAACAAGAAAGAGATCTACCCAAGAATGATCAGAACACAACCATGGAGGAACAGCAAGAAGTGATTTCAGACAATTTGATATTAGATGCCTCCGGGCAAATAATTAAGCCTCTGCAAGAGTATCTTGATCATGATGAGAACTGTGTCAGAGAACCGGAGACGTTGCTCATACAAAGGAAGCTAGCTTCATCATTTTCTCCATCATCAGTGATGCAGTCGCCTTTCGATGAAGACTGCTGCATCCCATCATACTTCATCTGCCCAATCCTTCAG GAGGTTATGAGGGAGCCTTGCATTGCATCAGACGGATTCACCTACGAAACCGATGCGATCAGATCCTGGCTTGATGGAGGACAGAGGGTATCTCCCATTACAGGACAGCCGATTGTGCACCAGCAGCTTATTCCAAACCTCTCTCTCCGTTCTGTCATACAAGATCATGCAAGGAGGAATCAGTATTCATTTTCCTGA
- the LOC127753068 gene encoding 3-hydroxyisobutyryl-CoA hydrolase-like protein 2, mitochondrial has product MPTLAAAAAAARRAGGALRYAVLGGVRSLSSLQPSSSSSAAAAASEEVLVEGKASARAAVLNRPGHLNALTTTMGARLNKFYMSWEDNPDIGFVMMKGSGRAFCAGGDVVRLHQLISEGKLDECKDFFKTLYSFIYVLGTYLKPHVAILDGVTMGGGGGVSIPGTFRIATDRTVFATPEVHIGFHPDAAASFYLSHLTGHVGEYLALTGEKLNGVDMIALGLATHYSMSDRLNLVDERLATLLTDDPSVIDTSLTHYGDLVYPDKSSIVHRLEVIDKCFSLETVEEIVDAMEIEAARLNEDWSTLALKRLKEASPLALKVSLRSIREGRYQTLDECLVREYRMSINGISEKFSHEFREGVRARLVEKDLAPKWDPPALEYVSADMVDSYFAPLGEFEPELTLPTESREAFV; this is encoded by the exons ATGCcgaccctcgccgccgccgccgccgccgcccgccgcgccggcggggCACTGCGATACGCCGTGCTGGGCGGGGTTCGGTCGCTCTCATCCCTCCAgccgtcatcctcctcctccgccgcagccgccgccagcgAGGAG GTGCTGGTGGAAGGCAAGGccagcgcgcgcgccgccgtgctcaACCGCCCCGGCCATCTCAACGCGCTCACGACCACCATG GGAGCTAGGCTCAATAAGTTTTATATGTCATGGGAGGACAACCCTGATATTGGCTTTGTCATGATGAAG GGCAGCGGCCGAGCATTCTGTGCTGGTGGGGATGTTGTTAGGTTGCACCAGCTTATAAGTGAAG gAAAGTTGGACGAGTGTAAGGATTTCTTCAAGACTTTGTACAGTTTTATTTATGTTCTGGGCACCTACTTGAAGCCACAT GTTGCCATTCTTGATGGTGTTACCatgggtggaggtggaggtgttTCCATTCCCGGAACATTTCGCATTGCCACTGATAGAAcg GTATTTGCAACTCCAGAAGTACATATTGGCTTCCATCCTGATGCTGCTGCCTCCTTTTATTTGTCCCATCTGACTGGTCATGTTG GTGAATATTTGGCCTTGACTGGTGAAAAACTCAATGGAGTGGATATGATCGCACTTGGCCTTGCTACACACTATTCCATGAGTGAT CGTTTGAATCTGGTTGATGAACGCCTTGCAACATTGTTAACTGATGATCCATCAGTTATTGATACTTCCCTTACACATTATGGAGATCTTGTGTATCCAGATAAGAGTAGCATTGTTCATAG GCTGGAGGTTATAGATAAATGTTTCAGCCTTGAAACAGTCGAGGAGATTGTGGATGCCATG GAAATTGAAGCAGCTAGGTTAAATGAAGATTGGTCTACCTTGGCCCTGAAACGGTTGAAAGAGGCTTCTCCTCTTGCGTTGAAAGTTTCACTGCGATcg ATACGTGAAGGTAGATACCAGACACTTGATGAATGCCTTGTGCGTGAATACCGCATGTCTATCAATGGAATCTCAGAGAAATTTTCTCATGAATTTCGTGAG GGTGTCAGAGCACGTCTTGTGGAGAAGGACCTAGCTCCAAAG TGGGATCCACCTGCCCTTGAGTATGTATCAGCGGACATGGTCGATTCTTACTTTGCTCCCCTGGGTGAATTTGAGCCTGAGTTGACACTGCCTACTGAATCGCGAGAGGCATTTGTATGA
- the LOC127753069 gene encoding cortical cell-delineating protein-like, with protein sequence MAAKAALVLAVSLLVVAMAVACPDCPSPKPPAPRPKPPTPHYGGGSSCPRDALKLHVCANVLGLVKAKVGAVSPYEPCCSLLDGLVDLDAAVCLCTAIKANVLGIKLNLPIDLSLILNNCGKICPSDYQCVH encoded by the coding sequence atggcggcgaaggcggcgcttGTGCTGGCGGTGAGCCTcctggtggtggccatggccgtGGCCTGCCCGGACTGCCCTTCGCCGAAGCCACCGGCGCCGAGGCCGAAGCCGCCGACGCCTCACTACGGCGGCGGGTCGTCGTGCCCGCGCGACGCGCTGAAGCTGCACGTGTGCGCCAACGTGCTGGGCCTCGTCAAGGCCAAGGTCGGCGCCGTGTCGCCGTACGAGCCCTGCTGCTCGCTGCTCGACGGCCTCGtcgacctcgacgccgccgtctgccTCTGCACCGCCATCAAGGCCAACGTGCTGGGCATCAAGCTCAACCTCCCCATCGACCTCAGCCTCATCCTCAACAACTGCGGCAAGATCTGCCCATCCGACTACCAGTGCGTGCACTAG
- the LOC127753371 gene encoding cortical cell-delineating protein-like codes for MAAKAALVLAVSLLAVAVAASACGTDCPPAPRPRPSTGSCPRDALKLRVCANVLGLVKAKVGAVAPYEPCCSLLDGLVDLDAAVCLCTAVKANVLGIKLDLPVDLSLILNNCGKICPSDFKCVH; via the coding sequence atggcggcgaaggcggcgcttGTTCTGGCGGTGAGCCTCCtcgccgtggccgtggcggcgagcGCCTGCGGCACCGActgcccgccggcgccgaggccgaggccgagcacCGGGTCGTGCCCGCGCGACGCGTTGAAGCTGCGGGTGTGCGCCAACGTGCTGGGGCTCGTCAAGGCCAAGGTCGGCGCGGTGGCGCCGTACGAGCCCTGCTGCTCGCTGCTCGACGGCCTCGtcgacctcgacgccgccgtctgTCTCTGCACCGCCGTCAAGGCCAACGTCCTCGGCATCAAGCTCGACCTCCCCGTCGACCTCAGCCTCATCCTCAACAACTGCGGCAAGATCTGCCCATCCGACTTCAAGTGCGTGCACTAG
- the LOC127753370 gene encoding 14 kDa proline-rich protein DC2.15-like, producing MAAKAALVLAVSLLVVAVASACTYCPEPPTPKPKPPAPRPPTPGGGAGSCPRDALKLHVCANVLGLVKAKIGAVAPYEPCCSLLDGLVDLDAAVCLCTAIKANVLGLNLNIPIDLSLILNNCGKICPSDYQCA from the coding sequence ATGGCGGCGAAGGCAGCGCTCGTTCTAGCGGTGAGCCTCCTGGTGGTGGCCGTGGCGAGCGCCTGCACCTACTGCCCGGAGCCGCCGacgccgaagccgaagccgccggcgccgaggccgccgacgcccggcggcggcgccgggtcgTGCCCGCGCGACGCGCTGAAGCTGCACGTGTGCGCCAACGTGCTCGGCCTCGTGAAGGCCAAGATCGGCGCGGTGGCGCCGTACGAGCCCTGCTGCTCGCTGCTCGACGGCCTCGtcgacctcgacgccgccgtctgccTCTGCACCGCCATCAAGGCCAACGTGCTCGGCCTCAACCTCAACATCCCCATCGACCTCAGCCTCATCCTCAACAACTGCGGCAAGATCTGCCCATCCGACTACCAGTGTGCTTAA